Proteins from a single region of Corylus avellana chromosome ca11, CavTom2PMs-1.0:
- the LOC132166247 gene encoding probable pectinesterase/pectinesterase inhibitor 51: MTTTHHRKPTKPRCSFLHFSKPSKFVVISMASVFFLSILSLVLFLSLSSATRHHSPARQPTPNDPSTSAPPAIRQACKATRFPVACESSLTLSKRVSSNPTSLELIQSAIWVSSQNLHTAQSMVKSILDSSASSQNRTTAAKNCLEVLHNSDYRISQTTNDALPNGRVKDARAWLSAALLFQYDCWSALKYANDTSMVNETMSFLDSLTGLTSNALSMVLAYDIYGKDTGSWAAPKTERDGFWEGGSGSGSGFKGGVPSNLKADVTVCKDATVGGCYKTVQEAVNAAPDNGGERRFVIHIKEGVYEETVKIPLEKKNVVFLGDGMGKTVITGSLNVGQPGISTFNTATVGVSGDGFMATGLTIQNTAGPDAHQAVAFRSDSDLSVIENCEFLGNQDTLYAHSLRQFYKSCSIQGNVDFIFGNSASVFQDSQILVRPRQLKPEKGETNAVTAHGRTDPAQATGFVFQNCVINGTEEYMALYNSKPQVHKNYLGRPWKEYSRTVFINCNLEALVTPEGWLPWSGDFALKTLYYGELGNSGQGSSLTQRVKWSNQIPAEHVHTYSVENFIQGNEWIPSS; encoded by the exons ATGACGACCACCCATCAcagaaaacccacaaaacccagATGCTCTTtcttacatttttcaaaaccgTCCAAGTTCGTTGTAATCTCCATGGCCTCCGTATTCTTTTTATCCATTCTCTCTCTCGtcctcttcctctccctctcctccgCCACCCGCCACCACTCCCCAGCCCGTCAACCCACTCCCAACGACCCCTCTACCTCTGCCCCGCCTGCGATCCGCCAGGCGTGTAAGGCCACGCGCTTCCCTGTCGCATGCGAGAGCTCTTTGACACTTTCCAAGCGCGTGTCCTCCAATCCCACATCTCTCGAGCTCATCCAGTCGGCCATCTGGGTCTCCTCCCAGAACCTCCACACCGCCCAGTCTATGGTCAAGTCCATCCTGGACTCCTCCGCCTCTAGCCAGAACCGCACCACCGCCGCCAAGAACTGTCTCGAGGTCCTCCACAACTCCGACTACCGGATCTCCCAGACCACCAACGATGCCCTGCCAAATGGCAGGGTCAAGGACGCCAGGGCCTGGCTGAGCGCCGCGCTGCTCTTCCAGTACGATTGCTGGTCCGCGCTCAAGTACGCCAACGACACGAGCATGGTGAACGAGACGATGTCGTTTCTGGACTCGCTGACCGGGCTCACGAGCAACGCGCTGAGCATGGTGCTCGCGTACGACATTTACGGGAAGGATACCGGGTCGTGGGCCGCGCCCAAGACGGAGCGCGACGGGTTCTGGGAGGGAGGCAGCGGGTCCGGGTCGGGTTTCAAGGGCGGGGTTCCGTCGAATTTGAAGGCGGACGTGACGGTGTGCAAGGACGCCACTGTCGGGGGCTGCTACAAGACGGTGCAGGAAGCCGTGAACGCGGCGCCGGATAACGGAGGGGAACGGAGGTTCGTTATACACATAAAGGAGGGGGTGTACGAGGAGACGGTTAAAATTCCATTGGAGAAGAAGAACGTGGTGTTTTTGGGTGACGGAATGGGCAAAACGGTCATCACGGGGTCGTTGAATGTGGGCCAGCCTGGGATTTCCACCTTCAACACCGCCACAGTTG GCGTTTCCGGTGATGGATTCATGGCCACTGGTCTCACAATCCAGAACACCGCCGGCCCCGATGCCCACCAAGCAGTTGCCTTTAGATCGGACAGCGATTTATCCGTCATCGAGAACTGCGAATTCCTAGGCAATCAAGATACTCTCTACGCTCACTCCCTCCGCCAGTTCTACAAATCTTGCAGCATCCAAGGCAATGTGGATTTCATTTTCGGAAACTCCGCCTCTGTTTTCCAAGATTCCCAAATCTTAGTCCGCCCCCGGCAGCTCAAGCCGGAGAAAGGCGAGACCAATGCCGTCACTGCACACGGCAGAACCGACCCGGCCCAAGCAACGGGTTTTGTTTTCCAAAATTGCGTCATCAATGGCACCGAAGAATACATGGCATTGTACAATAGCAAACCCCAAGTACACAAGAATTACTTGGGGAGGCCATGGAAGGAGTACTCGAGAACAGTTTTCATAAACTGCAACCTAGAAGCTCTTGTTACCCCGGAAGGTTGGTTGCCATGGAGTGGCGATTTTGCATTGAAAACGCTTTATTATGGGGAGTTGGGAAATTCTGGACAAGGTTCTAGTTTGACTCAGAGGGTAAAATGGAGTAACCAAATCCCTGCAGAGCACGTTCACACATATTCTGTAGAGAATTTTATTCAGGGAAATGAGTGGATTCCATCATCTTAG
- the LOC132166006 gene encoding UDP-glucuronate:xylan alpha-glucuronosyltransferase 1: protein MRGAMGTSPGAAEARHRLSSSIEDVCKKRLQKNKAKPFHISIQDRSSRCKFPLLKLVLLIVVSGTFISLLYSPEVYNTNQPAQFGSRSSFVNRWIWGGSDPRYTSNLGIEWDDIMKVMEKVTENNETQGIGLLNFLESEISQWKQLVPDAKHSVLHLDYAAKNVTWKSLYPEWIDEEEESEVPICASLPKLKAPGTRFDFIAVKLPCRNEGNWSRDVGRLHLQLAAAGLAASVKGLHPVHLLFITDCFPIPNLFTCKELVVREGNAWLYKPDLNALRQKLQLPVGSCELALPLRGNELVYSGNIRREAYATILHSAHVYVCGAIAAAQSIRMSGSTRDLVILVDETISGYHRSGLEAAGWKIKTIQRIRNPKAEKDAYNEWNYSKFRLWQLTDYDKIIFIDADLLILRNIDFLFGMPEISATGNNGTLFNSGVMIIEPSNCTFKLLMDHINEIESYNGGDQGYLNEIFTWWHRIPKHMNFLKNFWVGDDEEVKQMKTRLFGADPPVLYVLHYLGMKPWLCFRDYDCNWNSDIFQEFASDVAHAKWWRVHDAMPELLQQFCLLKSKQKAQLEWDRRQAEKAKYTDGHWRIKVKDHRLKKCIDSYCSWKSMLKHWGETNWTEDEAFTPTPPALPTASLSGFCCLGPHMNVEK from the exons ATGAGAGGAGCAATGGGTACTTCTCCTGGTGCTGCTGAGGCTAGACATCGTTTATCTTCATCCAT CGAAGACGTATGCAAAAAAAgattacaaaaaaacaaagccaAGCCTTTCCACATATCCATTCAAGATAGAAGTTCAAGGTGCAAGTTTCCTCTGCTGAAACTTGTCCTCCTAATTGTCGTATCTGGCACTTTTATATCCCTCTTGTACTCTCCAGAGGTTTACAACACCAATCAGCCTGCTCAATTTGGTTCTAG GTCAAGCTTTGTGAACAGGTGGATATGGGGGGGCTCAGATCCTCGTTATACGTCAAATCTGGGCATTGAATGGGATGACATTATGAAAGTTATGGAGAAGGTGACTGAAAATAATGAAACTCAGGGAATTGGTCTTTTAAACTTCCTTGAGAGTGAAATCAGTCAGTGGAAGCAGCTTGTTCCTGATGCCAAACACAGTGTTCTGCACCTGGACTATGCTGCAAAAAATGTGACATGGAAATCCTTATACCCAGAATGGattgatgaggaagaagaatcTGAAGTACCCATTTGTGCATCTCTACCAAAGCTCAAAGCCCCTGGAACAAGATTTGATTTCATAGCTGTCAAACTTCCTTGTCGGAATGAAGGGAATTGGTCCAGAGATGTGGGAAGGCTGCACTTGCAGCTTGCAGCTGCTGGCCTGGCAGCCTCTGTCAAAGGCTTGCATCCTGTGCATTTGCTTTTTATCACTGACTGCTTCCCAATACCAAATCTGTTTACTTGCAAGGAACTTGTTGTACGTGAAGGGAATGCATGGCTATACAAACCAGACTTGAATGCACTGAGACAAAAACTCCAGCTCCCAGTAGGATCTTGTGAACTTGCTCTTCCTCTCAGGGGCAATG AGCTGGTTTACTCGGGAAATATTCGTAGAGAAGCTTATGCAACGATTCTCCATTCAGCTCATGTATATGTTTGTGGAGCCATTGCTGCTGCACAGAGCATCCGCATGTCAGGCTCCACTCGAGACCTTGTCATACTTGTTGATGAGACAATCAGTGGATACCACAGGAGTGGACTCGAAGCCGCAGGGTGGAAGATTAAGACAATCCAAAGAATAAGGAATCCAAAAGCTGAGAAAGACGCCTACAATGAATGGAATTACAGCAAGTTCCGGCTATGGCAGTTGACAGATTATGACAAGATCATTTTCATCGACGCTGATTTGCTTATACTCAGAAACATCGATTTCTTATTTGGGATGCCAGAGATTTCTGCAACGGGGAACAATGGCACACTTTTTAACTCTGGTGTAATGATTATTGAGCCTTCAAACTGCACTTTCAAGCTTTTGATGGATCACATCAATGAGATAGAGTCCTACAATGGGGGAGACCAAGGATACTTAAACGAGATCTTTACATGGTGGCATAGGATTCCAAAACACATGAACTTCCTGAAAAATTTCTGGGttggtgatgatgaagaggtTAAGCAAATGAAAACCAGGCTTTTTGGTGCAGACCCTCCAGTTCTCTATGTTCTTCACTATCTGGGGATGAAGCCATGGCTGTGTTTCCGTGACTATGACTGCAACTGGAATTCTGACATCTTCCAAGAGTTTGCAAGCGATGTTGCTCATGCGAAATGGTGGAGGGTGCATGATGCAATGCCTGAGCTGCTGCAGCAGTTTTGTCTGCTGAAATCAAAGCAGAAGGCTCAGCTAGAATGGGATCGCAGGCAAGCTGAGAAGGCAAAGTACACAGATGGGCATTGGAGGATTAAAGTGAAGGATCACCGTTTGAAGAAATGCATAGACAGTTACTGCTCCTGGAAGAGCATGTTAAAGCACTGGGGAGAGACAAATTGGACAGAGGATGAAGCTTTTACTCCAACTCCACCTGCACTTCCCACTGCTTCTCTCTCTGGCTT CTGTTGTCTTGGACCTCATATGAATGTAGAGAAATAA